The Lewinellaceae bacterium genome has a segment encoding these proteins:
- a CDS encoding T9SS type A sorting domain-containing protein — protein MKYFIMLSLSIYTVCSITAQSVDLRLAGTNGGNVSGSEFQLEWSVGEPCIGYHSTLFGLLTEGVIQPGIFADQQNLSDTHPDLFSQSETFELAAFPIPAGNYLNLTLNRPIEGVGYISVLDFTGKLMLTTSFPAGVQQWRLDMEQLPDGLYIVRLWARQGEVDVNIKILKATAE, from the coding sequence ATGAAGTATTTTATTATGCTTTCCTTGAGCATTTATACGGTTTGTTCTATAACGGCCCAATCTGTCGATTTGCGTCTTGCGGGAACAAACGGTGGGAATGTTTCAGGAAGTGAATTCCAGTTGGAATGGTCAGTGGGTGAGCCTTGTATCGGGTATCATTCAACCCTATTCGGCCTGCTGACAGAGGGGGTTATTCAACCCGGAATTTTTGCGGATCAACAAAATCTTTCCGACACTCATCCCGATCTTTTTTCCCAAAGTGAAACCTTTGAATTGGCCGCCTTTCCAATTCCGGCGGGGAATTACCTGAATTTGACATTGAATCGCCCGATTGAAGGTGTCGGGTACATCAGCGTTTTAGATTTTACCGGCAAATTGATGCTAACAACATCTTTTCCTGCCGGCGTTCAACAGTGGAGGTTGGACATGGAACAACTCCCGGACGGATTATACATTGTCAGGCTTTGGGCCAGGCAGGGAGAAGTGGATGTCAACATTAAAATTTTGAAAGCTACCGCGGAGTGA
- a CDS encoding response regulator transcription factor: protein MSLKAVIVDDEMHSRETLKNLVQEFCSDVEVVGMAGSVKEALSIISAALPDLVFLDIELQPGTGFDVLTQLKDLNFDVIFTTAFEQYAIKAVKFSSLDYLLKPIDVEELQQAVDKARKRKNQEIYKQQLETLLNNLKQQPELNKICLATADGIEFVDVEQIIYCKANGSYTTFVLKNSPPVLVSKHLKEYETLLADQRFMRVHNSFLINLKEVKRFVRSDGGYIIMNNDDMVSISRGKKDEFLNIMSLILK from the coding sequence ATGAGTTTAAAAGCCGTTATAGTGGATGATGAAATGCACAGCAGGGAAACATTAAAGAACCTGGTGCAGGAATTTTGTTCGGATGTTGAAGTTGTCGGGATGGCGGGTTCCGTCAAGGAAGCCCTTTCCATCATTTCTGCCGCATTACCTGATCTTGTTTTTCTTGACATTGAGCTCCAGCCGGGAACAGGATTTGATGTGCTGACTCAACTCAAAGATCTGAATTTTGATGTCATTTTTACTACAGCCTTTGAGCAATATGCGATCAAGGCTGTGAAATTCAGTTCCCTGGATTACCTGCTCAAACCCATTGATGTTGAAGAATTACAACAAGCAGTTGACAAGGCCAGAAAAAGGAAGAACCAGGAAATTTACAAACAACAGCTGGAGACCCTGCTCAACAATTTGAAACAGCAACCCGAGTTGAATAAAATTTGTCTGGCTACAGCAGACGGGATTGAATTTGTCGATGTGGAACAGATCATATATTGCAAGGCCAACGGATCCTACACCACCTTTGTCCTGAAAAACAGCCCGCCCGTTTTGGTCAGTAAACACCTGAAAGAATATGAGACCTTGCTTGCAGATCAGCGTTTTATGAGGGTCCACAACAGCTTTTTGATCAATTTAAAAGAAGTGAAAAGATTTGTCAGATCTGACGGCGGTTACATTATCATGAATAATGACGATATGGTGAGCATCTCCAGAGGGAAAAAAGACGAATTCCTGAATATCATGTCCCTGATACTCAAATAG